One region of Neisseria mucosa genomic DNA includes:
- a CDS encoding Holliday junction branch migration DNA helicase RuvB, with product MLQTDNLTAAQPQRIITAQSISSQEELLERALRPKTLDDYIGQDKAKEQLAIFIQAAKKRGEALDHTLLFGPPGLGKTTLAHIIAKELGVNLRQTSGPVLERAGDLAALLTNLEPHDVLFIDEIHRLSPVVEEILYPALEDYQLDIMIGEGPAARSVKIDLPPFTLVGATTRAGMLTNPLRDRFGIVARLEFYQNQDLATIVSRSAQLLQLDMGEEGAMEVAKRSRGTPRIANRLLRRVRDFADVKNNGVIDAAIADAALSMLDVDAQGLDVMDRKFLEAILHKFSGGPVGLDNVAAAIGESTDTIEDVIEPYLIQQGFLQRTPRGRMATERAYLHFGLKMEK from the coding sequence ATGCTGCAAACCGACAACCTGACCGCCGCCCAACCCCAGCGCATCATCACCGCCCAAAGCATCTCCTCGCAGGAAGAGTTGCTTGAGCGCGCCCTGCGCCCTAAAACGCTGGACGACTATATCGGGCAGGACAAAGCCAAAGAACAGCTCGCCATCTTTATCCAAGCCGCCAAAAAACGCGGCGAAGCCCTAGACCACACCCTGCTCTTCGGCCCGCCCGGACTGGGCAAAACCACGCTGGCGCACATCATCGCCAAAGAGCTGGGCGTCAACCTGCGCCAAACCAGCGGCCCCGTCCTCGAACGCGCCGGCGACCTTGCCGCCCTTCTGACCAACCTCGAGCCGCACGACGTATTGTTCATCGACGAAATCCACCGCCTCAGCCCCGTCGTCGAAGAAATCCTCTACCCCGCGCTCGAAGACTACCAACTCGACATCATGATAGGCGAAGGCCCTGCCGCCCGTTCCGTCAAAATCGACCTGCCGCCCTTCACCCTCGTCGGCGCGACCACCCGCGCAGGTATGCTGACCAACCCACTGCGCGACCGCTTCGGCATCGTTGCCCGCTTGGAGTTTTATCAAAATCAAGACCTTGCCACCATCGTCAGCCGTTCCGCACAATTACTGCAACTCGACATGGGCGAAGAAGGCGCAATGGAAGTCGCCAAGCGTAGCCGCGGCACACCCCGCATCGCCAACCGCCTGCTGCGCCGCGTCCGCGATTTTGCCGATGTGAAAAACAACGGCGTCATCGATGCCGCCATCGCCGATGCCGCTTTAAGCATGCTGGATGTGGACGCGCAAGGTTTGGACGTCATGGACAGAAAATTCCTCGAAGCCATCCTGCACAAATTCAGCGGCGGTCCCGTCGGTCTTGATAACGTTGCCGCCGCCATCGGCGAATCCACGGACACCATCGAGGACGTTATCGAACCCTACCTCATCCAACAAGGCTTCCTGCAACGTACCCCGCGCGGCAGAATGGCCACCGAACGCGCCTACCTGCACTTCGGCTTGAAAATGGAAAAATAA
- a CDS encoding recombinase has product MEKITHQNLHPLLSKSLTDTDFVLILNALIKFLRRDGKKQAAERFDLIIATLKQDEELAKNFSGRFYHWLSQVHIYPALIKLGIFSRHSFTREMGIRIYERFSPSYKDFANLREVFLYLFHSENDDKWLQTLSIRQWLSLYDLIRTSADPALLQNACRQLVDARLRAIEMLAIWIASEAIEPDLIRIAPRLLEADSPFVALQRETAKLVEHYRNDTTPYDTAHLEVMFDQCSKQIDYLRRKGTGAGSGSSVKVAHLLERLQQTIGRLKLLTDIQTDAGNRNRLTITLMNSLIYAAVEQYSTRHLRRSSIRMLARSITENKSHHGEHYITRNRKEYFKMFYSAAGGGVIIALMALHKIHIGTLGFSPFVTSLLSGLNYGIGFMLIHMLHCTVATKQPAMTAASFAEQVDLNEGGKAVDNKLAKLLIDVCRSQSVAVFGNVSIAILLACAISFGYAHLHQQPILDAHTTAYQFKSIDIIGHPTLWYAAIAGLWLFCSGIIAGFFDNRADYLNLRQRLPFNPLLRKIMRPKPRRVLAAYIHKHYGSLVGNFIFGMLLGMTGYFGHLLGLPLDIRHVAFSSANLGYAAVSGNVGFGTFMLGICSVLAIGLVNLIVSFTLALFVALRSRGTKIGSVGNLCKSFWQQIKANPLILFFPVTPVQTDKDGGKDTAKEGEDKH; this is encoded by the coding sequence ATGGAAAAAATTACTCACCAAAATCTACATCCTTTACTTTCCAAAAGCCTGACCGACACCGATTTCGTCCTTATCCTCAACGCCTTAATCAAATTCCTGCGGCGCGACGGCAAAAAACAGGCGGCAGAACGCTTCGACCTGATTATCGCCACGCTCAAACAAGACGAAGAACTCGCAAAAAATTTCAGCGGACGCTTCTACCACTGGCTCTCGCAAGTCCACATCTATCCCGCGCTGATCAAACTCGGCATCTTCTCGCGCCACAGCTTTACCCGCGAGATGGGCATACGCATATACGAACGCTTCAGCCCGTCCTACAAAGACTTTGCCAACCTGCGCGAAGTGTTCCTCTACCTTTTCCACTCCGAAAACGACGACAAATGGCTGCAAACCCTCAGCATCCGCCAATGGTTGAGCCTGTACGACCTGATCCGCACCAGCGCCGATCCCGCCTTGCTGCAAAACGCCTGCCGCCAGTTGGTTGACGCTCGTCTGCGCGCCATCGAAATGCTGGCCATTTGGATTGCCTCCGAAGCCATCGAACCCGACCTCATCCGCATCGCCCCGCGCCTGCTCGAAGCCGATTCGCCCTTCGTCGCCCTCCAGCGCGAAACCGCCAAACTGGTCGAACACTACCGTAACGACACCACCCCTTACGACACCGCCCACCTCGAAGTCATGTTCGACCAGTGCAGCAAGCAAATTGACTATCTGCGTCGCAAAGGAACGGGCGCAGGCTCAGGCTCGTCCGTCAAAGTCGCCCACCTGCTTGAACGGCTCCAGCAGACCATAGGTCGTCTGAAATTGCTCACCGACATCCAAACCGATGCCGGCAACCGCAACCGCCTGACCATTACCCTGATGAACTCCCTCATCTACGCTGCGGTCGAGCAATACAGTACCCGCCACCTGCGCCGCAGCAGCATACGCATGCTCGCCCGCAGCATTACCGAAAACAAAAGCCACCACGGTGAGCATTACATCACCCGCAACCGCAAAGAATATTTCAAAATGTTCTACTCCGCGGCGGGTGGCGGCGTCATCATCGCCCTGATGGCATTGCACAAAATCCACATCGGCACACTCGGCTTCAGCCCCTTCGTTACCTCCTTGCTGTCAGGGCTCAACTACGGCATAGGCTTCATGCTCATCCATATGCTGCACTGCACCGTCGCCACCAAGCAGCCCGCCATGACCGCCGCCAGCTTCGCCGAACAAGTCGATCTCAACGAAGGCGGCAAAGCGGTGGACAACAAGCTCGCCAAGCTCCTTATCGACGTATGCCGCTCCCAAAGCGTCGCCGTCTTCGGCAACGTTTCCATCGCCATCCTCTTGGCGTGCGCCATATCGTTCGGCTATGCCCATCTGCACCAACAGCCCATACTCGATGCACATACCACCGCCTACCAGTTCAAATCCATAGACATTATCGGTCATCCAACGCTATGGTATGCCGCCATCGCAGGCTTGTGGCTGTTCTGTTCCGGCATCATCGCAGGCTTCTTCGACAACCGTGCCGACTACCTCAACCTGCGCCAACGCCTGCCCTTCAATCCCTTGTTGCGCAAAATCATGCGCCCCAAACCCCGCCGCGTCCTCGCCGCCTACATTCACAAACACTACGGCTCGCTGGTCGGCAACTTCATCTTCGGTATGCTCTTGGGCATGACCGGCTACTTCGGACACCTCCTCGGTCTGCCGCTGGACATCCGCCATGTTGCCTTCTCATCCGCCAACCTAGGCTACGCCGCCGTCAGCGGCAACGTCGGCTTTGGTACATTCATGCTCGGCATTTGCAGCGTCCTCGCCATCGGCTTGGTCAACCTCATCGTCAGCTTCACCCTCGCCCTCTTCGTCGCCCTGCGCTCGCGCGGCACGAAAATCGGCAGCGTCGGCAATTTGTGCAAAAGCTTCTGGCAGCAGATTAAGGCAAACCCGCTGATCTTGTTTTTCCCGGTTACGCCGGTTCAGACAGATAAAGACGGCGGGAAAGATACTGCCAAAGAGGGTGAGGACAAACACTAG
- the nadE gene encoding NAD(+) synthase has product MQTQAVIRHIADWLKNYAAAAHAKGFVVGVSGGIDSAVVSAIAARTGLKVLLLEMPIRQKADQVSRAQEHIRRLEQAFSNVSGMRVDLTPTFDTFAADVEVDETEFPAKQLALANARSRLRMLTLYYYGQLNGLLVTGTGNKIEDFGVGFFTKYGDGGVDISPIADLTKTQIYQIAAELDIAESIQKAVPTDGLWDTERTDEEQMGASYPELEWAMSVYGTHRPEDFEGRQREVLEIYTRLHKAMQHKVNPIPVCKIPEELLK; this is encoded by the coding sequence ATGCAGACGCAAGCCGTTATCCGCCATATTGCCGACTGGCTGAAAAACTATGCCGCCGCCGCACACGCCAAGGGATTTGTCGTCGGCGTTTCCGGCGGTATCGATTCCGCAGTCGTTTCTGCCATCGCGGCACGGACGGGGCTGAAGGTTCTGCTGCTTGAAATGCCCATCCGCCAAAAAGCCGACCAAGTCAGCCGCGCGCAGGAGCACATCCGCCGGTTGGAACAGGCGTTTTCCAACGTCAGCGGGATGCGCGTGGATTTGACGCCGACTTTCGATACCTTTGCCGCCGATGTCGAGGTCGATGAAACCGAGTTCCCCGCCAAACAGCTTGCGCTTGCCAACGCCCGCAGCCGCCTGCGGATGCTGACGCTTTATTATTACGGTCAGCTAAACGGTTTGCTGGTTACCGGTACGGGCAACAAAATCGAAGATTTCGGCGTGGGCTTTTTCACCAAATACGGTGACGGCGGCGTGGACATCAGCCCGATTGCCGATTTGACCAAAACGCAGATTTATCAAATTGCCGCCGAACTGGACATTGCCGAGTCCATCCAAAAAGCCGTGCCGACCGACGGGCTTTGGGATACCGAGCGTACGGACGAAGAACAGATGGGCGCAAGCTATCCCGAACTCGAATGGGCGATGAGCGTTTACGGCACGCACCGTCCTGAAGATTTTGAAGGCAGGCAGCGCGAAGTCTTGGAAATCTACACCCGCCTGCACAAAGCCATGCAACACAAAGTCAATCCGATTCCCGTCTGCAAAATTCCCGAAGAGTTGCTGAAATAA
- a CDS encoding BCCT family transporter → MSLFHFLRNRSSFNPFVVSVTLSFVLLVIGIALLIPQQAETVLNAAKTGIFKNFSWFYILAFSAFFFFLLALSVSSFGNIKLGSNEEEPEFSFWSWLAMLFAAGMGVGLMFFGVAEPLTHYLSPITEGGSGARQQDALLHTLFHWGVHAWSVYAAMALALAYFAFRYKLPLSLRSCFYPLLKEKIDGKAGDIIDILALVATLFGIITTLGFGAAQLGAGLAQIGWISENTFSVQTIVIFAVMGLAVASAASGIGKGVKMLSEMNLTLAFVLMVFVLATGPTLHLLSAFNDNLGTYLSNLVQLSFKTYSYEQNHTEWFGGWTILYWAWWCSWAPFVGLFIARISRGRTIREFIFGVLAVPSLFCVIWFTIFGDTAIWINDHTAAGALGELTGTPEKLLFRFLEYLPLPTLTGLVSLMVIALFFITSADSGIYVLNNIASRDKSVAAPRWQAVMWGLLMSAAAIVLLRFGGLPTLQTMTLIVALPFALLMLIMCFSLWRGLNADHKYFTTAVTPSSVYWSGDNWQDRLERMLNQTQEQDILKFLKTTALPAMRELSEELSDKYSLSVDIQTHFDREEPAVEFTIHKESLRDFMYGIKTIKREVSEQLIKDGHLPHIRHNVTYEPYTYFFDGRSGYDVQYMNRRELIADILKQYERYLNLLTDVGQELMSHQQTELAE, encoded by the coding sequence TTGTCTTTATTTCATTTCTTACGCAACCGCTCTTCGTTCAATCCCTTCGTCGTTTCCGTTACGCTGTCCTTCGTGCTGCTGGTCATCGGCATCGCGCTTTTGATTCCGCAGCAGGCAGAAACCGTCCTCAATGCCGCCAAAACGGGCATTTTCAAAAACTTCAGTTGGTTTTACATCTTGGCGTTTTCAGCCTTCTTCTTCTTCCTGCTCGCACTTTCGGTCAGCAGCTTCGGCAACATCAAGCTGGGCAGCAACGAAGAAGAGCCTGAATTTAGCTTTTGGTCTTGGCTCGCCATGCTGTTCGCGGCGGGTATGGGCGTCGGATTGATGTTTTTCGGTGTCGCCGAACCGCTCACCCATTATCTGTCCCCCATCACCGAAGGCGGCAGCGGCGCAAGGCAGCAGGACGCGTTGCTCCACACCCTCTTCCACTGGGGCGTACATGCCTGGTCGGTTTACGCCGCCATGGCGTTGGCGCTCGCCTATTTCGCTTTCCGCTACAAACTCCCGCTTTCTCTGCGTTCCTGCTTTTATCCGCTGTTGAAAGAGAAAATCGACGGTAAGGCAGGCGACATCATCGACATACTTGCGCTGGTCGCCACCCTGTTCGGCATCATTACCACGCTTGGTTTCGGCGCGGCGCAGTTGGGTGCGGGCTTGGCACAAATCGGCTGGATAAGCGAAAACACCTTTTCCGTACAAACCATCGTGATTTTCGCCGTCATGGGTTTGGCGGTCGCCTCCGCCGCCTCCGGCATAGGCAAAGGCGTCAAAATGTTGAGCGAGATGAACTTGACCCTTGCCTTCGTACTGATGGTTTTCGTCCTCGCCACCGGCCCGACCCTCCACCTGCTCTCCGCCTTCAACGACAACCTCGGCACTTACCTGAGCAACCTCGTACAACTCAGTTTCAAAACATACAGCTACGAACAAAACCATACCGAATGGTTCGGCGGCTGGACCATCTTATACTGGGCATGGTGGTGTTCTTGGGCGCCTTTCGTCGGACTCTTCATCGCCCGCATCTCGCGCGGACGCACCATACGCGAATTCATTTTCGGCGTTTTGGCGGTTCCCTCCCTATTCTGCGTCATCTGGTTCACCATTTTCGGCGACACCGCCATCTGGATTAACGACCACACCGCAGCAGGCGCATTGGGCGAATTGACCGGCACACCCGAAAAACTCCTCTTCCGCTTCCTCGAATACCTCCCCCTGCCGACCCTCACAGGGCTTGTCAGCCTCATGGTGATCGCCCTCTTCTTCATCACCTCCGCCGACTCCGGCATTTACGTCCTCAACAACATCGCCTCCCGCGACAAAAGCGTGGCCGCCCCGCGCTGGCAGGCAGTGATGTGGGGGCTGTTGATGTCTGCCGCTGCCATCGTCCTTTTGCGCTTCGGCGGACTGCCCACCCTGCAAACCATGACCCTCATCGTCGCCCTGCCTTTCGCCCTGCTCATGCTGATCATGTGTTTCAGCCTATGGCGCGGATTAAACGCCGACCACAAATACTTCACGACCGCCGTCACCCCCTCCAGCGTCTATTGGAGCGGCGACAACTGGCAGGACAGGCTCGAGCGTATGCTGAACCAAACGCAGGAACAAGACATCCTCAAATTCCTCAAAACCACCGCCCTGCCCGCCATGCGCGAACTGAGCGAAGAGTTGTCCGACAAATACAGCCTGAGCGTCGACATCCAAACCCACTTCGACCGCGAAGAGCCCGCTGTCGAATTCACCATCCACAAAGAGTCCCTGCGCGACTTCATGTACGGCATTAAAACCATCAAGCGCGAAGTGTCCGAACAGCTTATCAAAGACGGCCACCTCCCGCACATCCGCCACAACGTCACCTACGAGCCCTACACCTACTTCTTCGACGGCCGCAGCGGCTACGACGTGCAATACATGAACCGCCGCGAACTCATCGCCGACATCCTCAAGCAGTACGAGCGTTACCTCAACCTCCTGACCGATGTCGGACAAGAACTCATGTCGCACCAGCAAACCGAATTGGCGGAATAA
- a CDS encoding copper-translocating P-type ATPase: protein MNQTERTCFHCGLEVPEHLHLTVRYENEDHETCCAGCQAVAQSIIDAGLGNYYKQRTADAEKSELPPPEVLSQLKLYDLPEVQADFVEVGEGDEREAVLMLGGITCAACVWLIEQQLLRTAGVVRVDLNYSTHRCRVVWDEGKIALSDILLKIRKTGYTAAPYDAQKVEAQAQKERKQFIVRLAVAGLGMMQTMMFAVPTYLYGGDIEPLFLEILHWGGFLMVLPVVFYSALPFYRGAWRDWKNRRVGMDTPIAIAVVMTFVAGIYSLAVNAGQGMYFESIAMLLFFLLGGRFMEQIARRRAGDAAERLVKLVPAFCHRLPSYPDSEEIEEAAVVQLQAGDVIVVKPGEVIPVDGTVLSGESEVDEAMLTGESLPVVKRSSENVTAGTLNTGSPLVIRTDRTGNNTRLSHIVKLLDRALAQKPRAAELAEKYASSFVFGELLLAIPVFIGWAWYADAQTALWITVALLVITCPCALSLATPTALAASTGALADDGVLISGKQSLETLAQIDDVVFDKTGTLTKGQLSVSRIIPLGRLKTAEALAAAQALEHQSEHPIARAILNHTLSDDPAHAPEYTVSQRVNRIGQGVSAQMTYKDETQVWALGRADFVAGIAGVLPGQAANIEYAGSMVFLGNQSGFQAIFLLEDQIKDSAAAMLDILKQQGIRTHLLSGDRTNAVAQVAQELGLDTYRAEATPEDKLAYVEDLQKQGRKVLMVGDGINDAPVLAQADVSAAVAAGADVARDGADLVLLNDDLNILPATIAQARRTREIIRQNLAWASAYNIIAVPLAVLGYVKPWIAALGMSLSSLFVVGNALRLLKKRK from the coding sequence ATGAATCAAACGGAAAGAACCTGTTTCCATTGCGGTCTGGAAGTCCCCGAACACCTCCATTTGACCGTCCGCTACGAAAATGAAGACCATGAAACCTGCTGCGCGGGTTGTCAGGCGGTGGCGCAGAGCATTATTGATGCAGGTTTGGGCAATTATTACAAACAGCGTACCGCCGACGCGGAAAAATCCGAACTGCCGCCGCCGGAAGTGTTGTCGCAACTGAAATTGTACGATTTGCCCGAAGTGCAGGCGGATTTTGTCGAGGTCGGGGAAGGGGATGAACGCGAGGCGGTGTTGATGCTGGGCGGCATTACCTGCGCGGCGTGCGTATGGCTGATTGAGCAGCAGCTTTTACGGACGGCGGGCGTGGTGCGCGTGGATTTGAATTACAGTACGCACCGCTGCCGCGTGGTGTGGGACGAGGGCAAAATCGCGCTGTCGGACATTCTTTTGAAAATCCGCAAAACAGGTTATACCGCCGCGCCTTACGATGCGCAAAAAGTCGAGGCGCAGGCGCAGAAAGAGCGCAAACAGTTTATCGTCAGGCTGGCGGTGGCGGGTTTGGGCATGATGCAGACGATGATGTTTGCTGTGCCGACTTATCTTTACGGCGGCGACATTGAGCCGCTGTTTTTAGAAATTCTGCACTGGGGCGGTTTTTTGATGGTGCTGCCCGTTGTGTTTTACAGCGCGTTGCCGTTTTACCGCGGCGCATGGCGCGATTGGAAAAACCGCCGCGTCGGCATGGATACGCCGATTGCGATTGCCGTCGTGATGACTTTTGTCGCGGGCATTTACAGCCTTGCCGTCAATGCGGGGCAGGGGATGTATTTCGAGTCCATCGCCATGTTGCTGTTTTTCCTGCTGGGCGGGCGGTTTATGGAACAAATCGCAAGGCGCAGGGCGGGGGATGCGGCAGAACGGCTGGTGAAACTCGTCCCCGCGTTCTGCCACCGCCTTCCGTCTTATCCCGACAGCGAGGAAATCGAAGAAGCGGCGGTTGTACAGCTTCAGGCGGGCGACGTGATCGTCGTCAAACCCGGCGAAGTCATTCCTGTGGACGGCACGGTGTTGTCCGGCGAGAGCGAAGTGGACGAAGCCATGCTGACGGGCGAGAGCCTGCCCGTCGTCAAAAGGTCGTCTGAAAACGTTACCGCAGGCACGCTCAATACGGGCAGCCCGCTTGTTATCCGAACCGACCGCACCGGCAACAACACGCGCCTGTCGCACATCGTCAAACTGCTCGACCGCGCGCTCGCCCAAAAACCGCGCGCCGCCGAGCTTGCCGAGAAATACGCTTCCAGCTTCGTGTTTGGCGAGCTGCTGCTTGCCATCCCCGTTTTCATCGGCTGGGCATGGTATGCCGACGCGCAAACCGCCTTGTGGATTACCGTAGCGCTGCTGGTTATTACCTGCCCGTGCGCACTTTCGCTTGCCACGCCGACCGCGCTTGCCGCCTCCACAGGCGCGCTTGCCGACGACGGCGTGTTAATCAGCGGCAAACAAAGCCTCGAAACGCTCGCGCAAATCGACGATGTCGTGTTCGACAAAACCGGCACGCTGACCAAAGGACAACTGTCCGTCAGCCGAATCATCCCCTTAGGTCGTCTGAAAACAGCAGAAGCGCTTGCCGCCGCACAAGCCTTGGAACATCAATCCGAACACCCCATCGCCCGCGCCATCTTGAACCACACGCTTTCAGACGACCCCGCCCATGCGCCCGAATACACAGTTTCCCAACGCGTCAACCGCATCGGACAAGGAGTCAGCGCGCAAATGACTTATAAAGACGAAACCCAAGTTTGGGCATTGGGACGCGCCGATTTCGTCGCCGGAATAGCCGGCGTGTTGCCTGGCCAAGCCGCCAACATCGAATACGCAGGCAGCATGGTGTTCCTCGGCAACCAAAGCGGCTTCCAAGCAATCTTCCTACTCGAAGACCAAATCAAAGACAGCGCCGCCGCCATGCTCGACATCCTCAAACAACAAGGCATCCGCACCCACCTGCTCAGCGGCGACCGCACCAATGCCGTCGCACAAGTCGCGCAGGAGCTCGGTTTGGACACCTACCGCGCCGAAGCCACGCCCGAAGACAAACTCGCCTATGTTGAAGACTTGCAGAAACAGGGCAGAAAAGTTTTGATGGTCGGCGACGGCATCAACGATGCCCCTGTCCTCGCCCAAGCCGACGTATCCGCCGCCGTTGCAGCAGGCGCCGATGTCGCACGCGACGGCGCCGATCTGGTCTTGCTCAACGACGATTTGAACATCCTGCCCGCCACCATTGCCCAAGCCCGCCGCACACGCGAAATCATCCGCCAAAACCTCGCCTGGGCAAGCGCATACAACATCATCGCCGTCCCACTTGCCGTACTAGGCTACGTCAAACCCTGGATCGCCGCATTGGGCATGAGCCTCAGCTCGCTGTTTGTAGTGGGCAATGCGTTGAGGCTGTTGAAGAAGAGGAAATAG
- the hflX gene encoding GTPase HflX has translation MSKRNIFPVDKSLEQPERVMLVGVMLSADYSGANEVRERTFQTTLDEAAELVAAAGGELVLRETAKRDKAHTAYFVGTGKAEELAAAVKLHDIGLAVFNHELTPTQERNLEKILQCRVLDRVGLILAIFAKRAQSQEGKLQVELAQLNHLSGRLVRGYGHLQSQKGGIGLKGPGETQLETDRRLIGQKITALKKQLAQVKKQRATRRKSRMEGRLKTFAIVGYTNAGKSSLFNRLTKADVLAKDQLFATLDTTARRLFLSHEAGVILTDTVGFVRDLPHKLVSAFSATLEETALADVLLHVVDASNPDFERQMDDVNVVLEEIGAHEVPQLVVYNKIDLLPEGARDAGVLRDNSGRAVGVNISVTKSLGLDALREAMIERALENGGKRSSENCEAE, from the coding sequence TTGTCCAAACGCAACATTTTCCCCGTCGACAAATCTTTGGAGCAACCCGAACGCGTGATGCTGGTCGGGGTGATGTTGAGTGCGGATTATTCGGGCGCGAACGAAGTGCGCGAGCGGACTTTTCAGACGACCTTGGACGAGGCGGCGGAATTGGTCGCGGCGGCAGGCGGCGAGCTGGTGTTGCGGGAAACCGCCAAGCGCGACAAGGCGCATACGGCTTATTTCGTCGGCACGGGTAAGGCGGAAGAGCTGGCGGCGGCGGTGAAGCTGCACGACATCGGCTTGGCGGTGTTCAACCATGAATTGACGCCGACGCAGGAGCGCAATTTGGAAAAAATCCTGCAATGCCGCGTCCTCGACCGTGTGGGTCTGATTTTGGCGATTTTTGCCAAACGCGCCCAATCGCAGGAGGGTAAATTGCAGGTGGAGCTGGCGCAGTTGAACCATTTGAGCGGGCGGCTGGTGCGCGGCTACGGGCATTTGCAGAGTCAGAAGGGCGGTATCGGCTTGAAAGGGCCGGGCGAGACGCAGTTGGAAACCGACCGCCGCTTAATCGGGCAGAAAATCACGGCGTTGAAAAAACAGTTGGCGCAAGTGAAAAAACAACGTGCCACGCGCCGAAAATCGCGGATGGAAGGTCGTCTGAAAACCTTTGCCATCGTCGGTTATACCAACGCGGGCAAATCCAGCCTGTTCAACCGTCTGACCAAGGCGGACGTGTTGGCGAAAGACCAGCTTTTTGCCACGCTGGATACGACGGCGCGGCGTTTGTTCCTGTCGCACGAGGCGGGCGTGATTCTGACGGATACGGTCGGTTTCGTCCGCGATTTGCCGCACAAGCTGGTGTCAGCGTTTTCGGCGACGTTGGAGGAAACGGCTTTGGCGGATGTGCTGCTGCACGTCGTTGATGCGTCCAATCCCGATTTCGAGCGGCAGATGGACGATGTGAATGTGGTTTTGGAGGAAATCGGCGCGCATGAAGTGCCGCAGCTTGTCGTGTACAACAAAATCGACCTGCTGCCGGAAGGCGCGCGCGATGCGGGCGTGTTACGGGACAATTCGGGACGCGCCGTCGGCGTGAATATTTCGGTTACGAAAAGTCTGGGCTTGGATGCTTTGCGCGAGGCGATGATTGAACGGGCGTTGGAAAACGGCGGCAAGAGGTCGTCTGAAAACTGCGAAGCAGAATAA
- a CDS encoding ferredoxin--NADP reductase has product MAASPEAKFTEEKVLWIKHHTPKLMTFAISRPESYRFSAGQFSRLGFRDGEGFIWRAYSVVSAEYADTLEYFAVLIEGGPMSARFAAMKEGDTILLDKTATGFLLPERFPDGKDLVMLSTGSGIAPFLSIIEQPEIWQRFDRLILAHSVSFADELIFRRRVEALKDHPLIGEYFHKFRFVPITTREETEGALSGKRIPELLKDGSLETYAGFKFTKADTRFMVCGNPAMVKDTFQALMDLGFAMHRNRIPGEIMMENGF; this is encoded by the coding sequence ATGGCAGCCTCGCCCGAAGCCAAGTTCACCGAAGAAAAAGTCTTGTGGATTAAACACCATACGCCCAAGCTGATGACTTTTGCCATCAGCCGCCCCGAATCCTACCGCTTCTCGGCGGGGCAGTTTTCGCGGCTCGGTTTTCGCGACGGCGAAGGCTTTATCTGGCGCGCGTATTCCGTCGTGTCCGCCGAATACGCCGACACGCTCGAATATTTTGCCGTTTTGATCGAAGGCGGCCCCATGTCCGCGCGGTTTGCCGCCATGAAAGAGGGCGACACCATACTGCTTGATAAAACCGCTACCGGTTTCCTCTTGCCCGAGCGATTCCCCGACGGCAAGGATTTGGTCATGCTCTCCACCGGTTCGGGCATCGCGCCTTTTCTTTCCATCATCGAGCAGCCCGAAATCTGGCAGCGTTTCGACCGCTTGATTTTGGCGCACTCAGTTTCTTTCGCCGATGAACTGATTTTCAGACGACGTGTTGAAGCATTGAAAGACCATCCGCTGATTGGCGAGTATTTCCACAAATTCCGCTTCGTCCCCATTACCACGCGCGAGGAAACCGAAGGCGCGTTGAGCGGCAAGCGCATTCCCGAGCTGCTGAAAGACGGCAGCCTCGAAACATACGCGGGATTCAAGTTCACCAAAGCGGACACGCGCTTTATGGTCTGCGGCAATCCCGCCATGGTCAAAGACACGTTCCAAGCCCTGATGGACTTGGGCTTCGCCATGCACCGCAACCGCATCCCCGGCGAAATCATGATGGAAAACGGGTTTTAA
- a CDS encoding META domain-containing protein: MKTLIPTLMTAIILTACTSPAEKPQPSQPVTSSEKPSEPRQASTPALAAKWFVVSFDKFTEKDLAGRTAFLDLSKMPKAHGKMGCNHLTLQAQEAGAGKIDFGPIATTMMLCEDMKLEEAFLNMKSVWNYRFDGNDLILEQNGKTMRLRRQP; the protein is encoded by the coding sequence ATGAAAACCCTGATCCCCACCCTTATGACTGCAATCATTCTGACCGCCTGTACTTCGCCTGCTGAAAAACCGCAGCCGTCCCAACCTGTCACGTCGTCTGAAAAACCATCCGAACCGCGTCAAGCGTCAACGCCGGCTTTGGCAGCGAAATGGTTTGTGGTTTCTTTCGACAAATTCACCGAAAAAGATTTGGCGGGCAGAACGGCTTTTTTGGATTTGAGCAAAATGCCCAAGGCGCATGGCAAGATGGGTTGCAATCATTTGACGCTTCAAGCGCAGGAAGCCGGAGCGGGCAAAATTGATTTTGGTCCGATTGCCACGACGATGATGCTGTGTGAAGACATGAAGCTGGAAGAGGCTTTCTTGAACATGAAAAGCGTGTGGAACTATCGTTTCGACGGCAATGATTTGATTTTGGAGCAAAACGGCAAGACCATGCGCCTGCGCCGTCAGCCGTAA